The following nucleotide sequence is from bacterium.
ACGCGCGATGGCCTCCTCGATCTGGGGCAGGTTCGCGCTGGCTTCCTTCAGGGCCACGATGTTCGGCTCGGCCGAGAGCTGGGCCGCGGTCTCGGGCAGGATGTTCACGGCCGTGCGGCCCGGCACGTTGTAGAGCACCAGCGGGATGTCGACCTTGCGGGCGACCTCGCGGTAGTGGGCGAGCAGGCCCTGCTGCTGCGGCTTGTTGTAGTACGGCGAGATGAGCATGGCCGCGTCGGCCCCCCACTCCTTCGCCTTGCGCGTCAGGTCGACGGTGACGGCGGTCGAATTGGACCCCGCACCCGCCACGACGGCGCACTTGCCGCGGCACATCTCGACGGCCGCGCGGACCAGCCATTCCTTCTCGTCGGTGGTGAGCGCCGCCGCCTCGCCCGTGCAGCCCACGGGCACGATGCCGGCCACGCCGCCGTCGATCTGGCGCTGCACCAGGCGCTCCCACGCCTTGCGGTCGACCTGGTCACCGGCGAACGGGGTGACCAGGGCCGTGTAGACGCCGTCGGGCATCTCCCAGGTCTTCTTGCTCATGTCGTCGACTCCTTGCGCGGGTGGGCGGTCGCGATCTCGCCGGTGAAGCTCGTCACCGCCGGGCCGCGGAGCTCGAGCCGGCGGTCGTCCCCGCCGACGGTGATGCGCAGCAGGTCGCCGCCGCGGGTGCGGACGGCCACCGGATTGCCGGCCTGTCCGAGACGCGACAGTACCACCGCCGTGGCCGATGCGCCAGTGCCGCAGGCCAGGGTCTCGTCCTCGACGCCGCGCTCGTAGGTCCGCAGCAGGAACTCGCCGCTCGCCGGGTCCCGCTGCACCCAGTTGACGTTGGTGCCGGCGGGGGCGAACCGGTCGTGGTGGCGGAGGGCCGCGCCCCAGCGGCGCAGGTCGAAATCCTCGATGTCGTCGACGGGGATCACCAGGTGGGGCACGCCCGTGTTGCAGGCGTAGTGCGCGGCGAAGGGGCTGTCCGGCAGTTCGACGGCCAGGTCGAGATCCTTCCAGGCGGGCAGGGTGACGGCGATGTCCTCCGGCCCGTGCACCCGCCCCGACAACACGCCGCTGAAGGTGTCGAAGCGGCACTCCTCGCCGCACAGCCCGCGGGCCCGGGCGAAGGCGACGGTGCAGCGGGCGCCGTTGCCGCACATCTCGGCCTCGCCGCCGTCGGCGTTGTAGTAGGTCATGCGGAAGTCGGTCTCGCCGGCGCGGCCCGGCCCCACCACGATCAGACCGTCGGCCCCCACGCCGAGGCGCCGGTCGCAGAGGAAGGCCACGACCTCCCGGGTGGCCTGCCAGCCCGCGGGCAGTTCGCGGTGGTCGAGGAAGACGAAGTCGTTGCCCGCCCCGTGCATCTTGGTGAACGGCAGGCGCCAGGCCGGTCCGGTCATGGAACTACTCCTCGTCGGCCGGCGGGGGCGGGCTCTGCAGCGAATCGGCCCGGCCGGCGATGGTGGAATCGGTCGCGCCC
It contains:
- a CDS encoding 4-hydroxy-tetrahydrodipicolinate synthase; this translates as MSKKTWEMPDGVYTALVTPFAGDQVDRKAWERLVQRQIDGGVAGIVPVGCTGEAAALTTDEKEWLVRAAVEMCRGKCAVVAGAGSNSTAVTVDLTRKAKEWGADAAMLISPYYNKPQQQGLLAHYREVARKVDIPLVLYNVPGRTAVNILPETAAQLSAEPNIVALKEASANLPQIEEAIARCDLKVFSGDDGLNFNIFGLGAHGAISVVSNLLPGAMTRFWKAWAAGDINAAWPMARAFDPITNACFVETNPVPVKELLSLAGVCKRDPRLPLVTVSEQSLTFLVQFYESTLADLMARDVEGAS
- a CDS encoding diaminopimelate epimerase, translating into MTGPAWRLPFTKMHGAGNDFVFLDHRELPAGWQATREVVAFLCDRRLGVGADGLIVVGPGRAGETDFRMTYYNADGGEAEMCGNGARCTVAFARARGLCGEECRFDTFSGVLSGRVHGPEDIAVTLPAWKDLDLAVELPDSPFAAHYACNTGVPHLVIPVDDIEDFDLRRWGAALRHHDRFAPAGTNVNWVQRDPASGEFLLRTYERGVEDETLACGTGASATAVVLSRLGQAGNPVAVRTRGGDLLRITVGGDDRRLELRGPAVTSFTGEIATAHPRKESTT